In the genome of Caulobacter flavus, the window ACGAGCGGTCGTCGAGTCAGGCCTGTTCCTTCGTGATGCCAGCGGCCTTCTTACCTTCATTCTAAGGACCGAGGTAGAAGTGGGTGCGCGGGCGCAGTTCGATCAAGCGGCTAACGCTCTGCTTGGTCGATATGTCGATGGTCCCTCTGCCACGGCCGAAGAGCTCTTTGATCCACAGCTTGACGAGCCTGGGATAGGACTCCCCGAGCCTATTCAGCTTGCCGGTGGGAGCGCCGTTATCCGGTTGTTGGATCGCCGCATTGTTGGCCAGGATTGGAATACCCCAAACTTGGCGTTCAATGCAGGCATTCCTGTCCTCACCTTCTTTAGTTGCAAGGGGGGGGTAGGTCGATCGACTGCGCTTGCTGTGGCGGCCGCATCGCTGTCTGACGCGGGCCACGACGTCATGATCATCGACCTTGATCTTGAGGCACCGGGTATCGGAACGATTCTGCTGCCCCCGGAAGATTTGCCGCAGTTCGGCGTGCTGGATTACCTCGTTGAGCAAGGTCTCAACCCGACCGACGGTGCTTTTCTCGAAGATTGCATTGCGCCATCGCCGTTGACGGCGGGGCGTGGTCTGGTCGAGGTCATGCCAGCTGTTGGGCGCCAGGGCGTGGCCAGTCCGCAGAACGTGCTGCCCAAGCTTGGACGGGCGCTGATAGATCGTGTCGGTCCTGACGGCGACACCTACTCTTTCATGCGTCAGGTACAGGCTCTAGTCAGAGCGATTATCGCGCGCGGTCGCACGTCCGTGATCCTAGTCGATGCGCGCGCCGGCCTTAGTGAAAGCTCGGCCGCTGCGGTGGTCGGTCTGGGCGGAACGGTACTGATGTTTGGCGTGGACACGCCTCAGACGTTCGAGTGCTATCGCTATCTTTTCGCTCAGCTCAACCGGTACGCTCTTGAGGCTGGTCACGCTGAGGACTGGCGTTCGGGCCTACAGATGGTACATGCCAAGGCAGGCCGCGGCCTCGAGGCTCACCAGCATTTTCGCGATCAGGCACAAAATCTGTTCGCCGAGTTTCTCTATGATGAGGCCGGGCCGTCCGACTTGGACGGCTTCAATTTCGATGTCGATGACGATGCCGCGCCGCACTACGCGTGGCCGATCCCATTCGATGCCGACTTTGCTGAGTTTGATCCCCGTTCGCGTCGCGACCAGCTCAGCCGTGAATTCTTTGATCGCAGCTTCGGTCCCTTCGTGCGTAAGGTGATTGAGACTGTCGCAGACTTGCAGGGCTCAGCGACGTGAACGGTCAAGAAGAAATTCGTTCGGTACTGCGCTCACTGAGCCCGTCGGTCGCGCACCGTGCTGCCGACAAGCCCAATGTCGCGGAAATTTACTCCCCGCCCCACCACGCCAAGGCGCTCGATCCCAACCGTGCGCTGGTTGTTGGCGGTCGAGGCGTTGGGAAAAGCTTTTGGGCATCCGTGCTGTACGATGCTGAAGCTCGAAAGGCGGCCAGCGAAGCCTATCCGGAGCTTGGTCTCGACAAGCTCGACGTCGAACTCGGCTTTTATGAGGGGGCGATGGGGAGCGGGAACATCGCTCCCTCACCGTCAACCCTGAAGGCTGCTCTGAAGATCGCCGAAGATCCGGCATCGATCTGGCGCAGTGTCATCCTCAAGGTTCTCGCGCCAAATGTCGGGCCGGCTGCGTTCAATGATCGCGTCAAGTGGATCGAAGAGACGCCGGAGGCATTCGAGGACGCCTTGCTAGAAGTCGATCGGCGACAGGCCGAAGATGGGCGCATCCTGCTTATCGTGTTCGACGCGCTTGATGTTCTGGCGACCGATTGGGATTCGATCCGGACGCTCACTCGTGGGTTGGCCCGGCTGGCGTTGGAAATGAGCGCTCGTAAGGCGATCCGTATCAAGATGTTTATGCGGCATGATCAGTTTGAAGACATGCGCCGCAAGACATTTGCCGATTTTTCTAAGCTTCGCACCGCGGCCGTTGCCTTGACTTGGGAGCCAGAAGATCTTTATGGGGTGCTGTTCACACGGATCTGGCGCGATAATTCTGCACGCCCGGTTCTTGCGCAGCTCGGTAAAGAGCTTCAGCTTCAACTAGATCTGAGCAAGTCCGACCTTCCCGAGCTTATTAAGGTCTCACCCAGCCACCAAGAAGCCTTGTTCGCTACAATTGCGGGCGAGTTCATGGGGACGAACAAGAAGCGTGGCCGGACGTACACGTGGATGCCCAAGCACCTGGCTGATGCGCATGGTGAGACGAGTCTTCGCAGCTTCCTTATCGCGCTGAAGGAAGCGGCTGATCGCTCGAGCAGCGCGATCGAGACCGCGATTGATCACGTCGGCATCAATGCTGGTGTTCTCAAGGCGTCTGATACGCGCCTAGAAGAGTTGCGCGAGGATCATCCGTGGGTAGACGACGCGCTCAATGCACTTAGCGGCCTTACTGTGCCATGTGCTGAAAGTGATGTTACGGAACTTTGGCGGGCGGCGGGAACGGTGGACCTGATTGTTTCCCATACGAATGATGCCCGCCCGGCAGCCCCTATCCAACTCGATGCCCCAGAGTTCGCGACCGTACCAGAGAAGGCTCTGCTTGCTGCCTTGATTGATCTTGCGGTTATAGAGCGTCGCTCTGCCGAAAAGGTCAATGTTCCGGACATCTTCCGAGTTGCCGCGCGTATCAAACGCCGCGGCGGCATCGCTCCCCGGCCTAAGCGGTAGTGTCAACGCGCGGCTCTGATGGGCCTTTCCCCATCGGAGGCGCTGAGCCCGACTTTTGGATTGGCGTCGTGGGCACTGCATTGTCGATCGGATGCAACCACACTACGACTTCTACCCGCGGGCGCCGCCCTATAGGCGCTGGTCTTGAGCCGGGGGTTATCGGCGGCGGCCAGGGCTGAAACTGGTGGGCCTTTCTCATCGCTAGGTTTCCAACGCCCGCCCCCTTTCTCCACCAAACGTCGATCGCCGACTTGCCTAGCCGCCCCGATTGATTCAGGATTCCAGGGCCGGCGCTGCAAGCGCGGGTGGGGTGTGGAAACCCCTTGCGATGCCAACGAGACATAACGCCTGGCGAGCGCCGCCAGGCGCCAACGCCCAATTCCGGGCGCGCGCCGACGCGGCCACATTGCGGCTGCCCGGCCTCGATTGCTTGCGGGTTTCCGATCGCCCCTGTCGATGACGGAGCGGTCGATGAACCGGAACCTGCAGCGCGCTGCCACGCGCCCCGACGATGGTGAAGAGGGCGCGACCCTTGATGAACTCTACCGGCGCCAC includes:
- a CDS encoding KGGVGR-motif variant AAA ATPase, with the protein product MQSHIRFDSALEAMARLADQHLGRAVVESGLFLRDASGLLTFILRTEVEVGARAQFDQAANALLGRYVDGPSATAEELFDPQLDEPGIGLPEPIQLAGGSAVIRLLDRRIVGQDWNTPNLAFNAGIPVLTFFSCKGGVGRSTALAVAAASLSDAGHDVMIIDLDLEAPGIGTILLPPEDLPQFGVLDYLVEQGLNPTDGAFLEDCIAPSPLTAGRGLVEVMPAVGRQGVASPQNVLPKLGRALIDRVGPDGDTYSFMRQVQALVRAIIARGRTSVILVDARAGLSESSAAAVVGLGGTVLMFGVDTPQTFECYRYLFAQLNRYALEAGHAEDWRSGLQMVHAKAGRGLEAHQHFRDQAQNLFAEFLYDEAGPSDLDGFNFDVDDDAAPHYAWPIPFDADFAEFDPRSRRDQLSREFFDRSFGPFVRKVIETVADLQGSAT